A region of the Prosthecobacter dejongeii genome:
GGACATCGCTGAATTCTGTCATGTGCATTAAGTAAGAGGCAGCTTTGACAAAGCCATTTCCTTGACCTTGTTTTTTACAGAACTCGATGAAAGCAGGGTTAGTTTTGATGCCCCAATTAGAGAGGTCCGTGGTAAAATAATAGAGGGTCTGCTCTTTGCCAGTGGTGCCTATGAAGCGGATCTTCACTCCTGGAGTTTTAGACTTCTCCGTGGTGAGATTCCCAGCGGCATCTAACTTCACCAATTCTGCGCTCGTGATGCGGCAACCTGCACGCGAAAGAAACACATACAACACCGGAATCGTGCCACTCAGTTGCGTTTGACTGAGGTCATTCTTCATGTCGGCCGTGATGAAAAAGCTGAAGCTCAAAATAGCATTCAGTGCCGTTCGCAGATTGGCCAGTGCCCCCGCTCTCGCTCCGTCGCTGAGCGTGGCCACATCCGGTAAGGTACCAACAGGTTCACGCCCGCATAAGATGTAGGTGCTGGCATTCGGGTAAAAGGCATTCGCATAGAGAAAGTCAGGACCACTGAAAGTGTAAAATAAAGGGCTAGGATCCTCATAGATGTAGTTCAGCGTAGAGGGCATCCACGTACGGATCTTTGAAAGTTGCCTCTCTTCGAGATCGAGCCAAGCACGATGAAAAGAGGCCGAATGTGTCTGCCAGGCCTCTTCTCGCGCCAAGGGTTCAAGCTCTGTCGCATCTACAGATAGACCTGCGAGAAAACGGGCTTGATGATCTGGCGGGGCTGCCGCTTGAAGCTGAAGAGCGACAAGGCCAAGCAAGCTGAGGAAAATTCGTTTCATGGGGCTGGGGATGGGGGCAATGCCAATACAGCATCAGCCTAGCCATCCTTGCCAGAAGAAAAGATTTGTCCTCTTTCTGAACTTCAAACTTTGCCAGTGACGATGGCGTAAGCTCGATTGACGAATTCCCAATTCACGACTTTCCACCATGCGTCGATGTATTGTTCTCGGTCTTCTCCGTATTGCTCGTAGTAGCTATGTTCCCACAAGTCCAGGGCCAAAAGTGGCTTTCCAGATTGGTGCCATGGGATGTGGTCTTTCATGAGGGGATTATCCTCATTCATGGTGGTGCTCGTGACCAGGCATCCATCTGGCCGATAAACCAGCCAGGCCCAGCCGGAACCAACGTGATTCATCGCAGTCTCTTTGAAAACTTGTCGAAAGGCTTTCACACTGCCAAAGTCTTCAAGGATAGCCCGTGCAGCCCGTCCTTGGGGGCCCGAAGGGCCAGAATCTGGCGGGCAGAGAAAGCGCCAAAAAGCGGTGTGATTGATGTGGCCACCACCAGCACGGCGGATGGTCTGAACGGATTCTTTGGAGAGCGTTTGAGGGGCTTGGAATGACAGACCCTGGCTGACCAGTCTGCCGATTGGCATGAGGGAGTCTGACTTTTGCGGCTGGATCATCCTATCCATACCTGGCATGAGAGAGACGACATTGCCCACCGTCATTGCCTCGGTTTGTAGGGCCAATTCCAACTCTCGCAAATACTGAGCATGAGTCTCGCGATAATGGCGTCGCAGCGTGCTCGCTTTCATGAAAGGCTCCAAGGCTTCAAAATCAAATGGCAGAGGTTCTTGACGTAATGCAACTCCTAGGGGCGTGGACAACGGAGCGGGAGCACCTAAAACGGTGCTGCTAAATGCGGCCGTTGCTGCGGTAATGAAGCCCCGCCGTGTCATGGAGGAATATTGCATTTTTCGAG
Encoded here:
- a CDS encoding superoxide dismutase — translated: MKASTLRRHYRETHAQYLRELELALQTEAMTVGNVVSLMPGMDRMIQPQKSDSLMPIGRLVSQGLSFQAPQTLSKESVQTIRRAGGGHINHTAFWRFLCPPDSGPSGPQGRAARAILEDFGSVKAFRQVFKETAMNHVGSGWAWLVYRPDGCLVTSTTMNEDNPLMKDHIPWHQSGKPLLALDLWEHSYYEQYGEDREQYIDAWWKVVNWEFVNRAYAIVTGKV